One segment of Vigna radiata var. radiata cultivar VC1973A unplaced genomic scaffold, Vradiata_ver6 scaffold_209, whole genome shotgun sequence DNA contains the following:
- the LOC106754654 gene encoding uncharacterized protein LOC106754654 isoform X2: protein MAVAAFKSSSRRGTQSSAPSNASSSSGRSSTRAPNPPRRSRSVSAFARGSSDISTEFLNKRDNPLFDETQSAKTVLETSTARGAARSAEPARRESGRALSRAEPGRRTRSSSQCPVSRRHLNYSTSESEVECKEGNDLKLVGSNRKGDLVGRSENGVTDQVKDLHTWSSRHSSIEVSDCFAATLSDLQTQTCDEEASTASSGFGSDEKTIKAVFEQMKSVQGDLPEASDIYETVRSEVRRAISEIQIELESAIQKRNVTAISVSNVADIPPDLVNPGAIELVLEIRKEYAKKHEESQQRARNLRAELAIEEHRERELDRILREVLPSPKNPIVQKSRTARKSSSFERRRMSKRLAEDAKAYFDECVSLSTFDSSDFSSQEDPSLNLVGPPTPSGIHESGTRGQSMNIHHGISQSPANNDSVGAFHGQVSSTTDSTETGSKPCFSFSQKPSETSAIQQDIQQYIKKFEKNVKTSTVRSNYCEPLEYSFQSSTESLLIDRVLLKSRIDSGNLLLCGGGNKLLSKFYGRGI from the exons ATGGCAGTTGCAGCTTTCAAATCCTCTTCGCGAAGAGGAACCCAATCCTCTGCTCCTTCCAACGCCTCTTCTTCCTCTGGCAGATCCTCCACTAGAGCTCCCAACCCCCCTCGCAGGTCAAGGAGCGTCAGCGCGTTCGCTAGGGGTAGTTCGGACATTTCCACCGAGTTCCTCAACAAGAGGGATAATCCTCTTTTCGACGAAACGCAGTCTGCGAAAACTGTTCTAGAAACTTCCACGGCGCGTGGAGCGGCGCGAAGTGCCGAACCGGCGCGCAGGGAATCAGGTCGGGCTCTTTCCAGAGCAGAACCGGGTCGACGGACGCGGTCCTCTTCGCAGTGCCCGGTTTCAAGGAGGCATCTGAACTACTCTACTTCTGAG AGCGAGGTTGAATGTAAAGAAGGGAATGATTTGAAGTTAGTGGGGAGTAATAGAAAAGGTGATTTGGTGGGAAGAAGTGAGAATGGTGTGACTGATCAAGTGAAGGATTTGCACACATGGTCTAGTCGGCATTCATCTATTGAGGTCTCAGATTGTTTTGCTGCCACTTTG tCTGATTTGCAAACTCAAACCTGTGATGAAGAAGCATCAACAGCAAGCTCTGGATTTGGTTCTGATGAGAAAACTATAAAAGCAGTTTTTGAACAGATGAAG TCAGTACAAGGAGATCTGCCGGAAGCCAGTGATATATATGAAACAGTTCGTTCTGAAGTGAGGCGTGCTATTTCTGAGATTCAAATTGAACTTGAAAGT GCTATCCAAAAGAGAAATGTTACTGCCATCTCTGTTAGTAATGTGGCTGATATTCCTCCTGACTTGGTAAATCCTGGTGCAATAGAATTGGTTTTGGAGATTAGAAAAGAGTATGCCAAAAAGCATGAAGAG TCCCAGCAGCGAGCTAGAAATCTTCGAGCAGAACTGGCCATTGAAGAGCACCGTGAGCGGGAACTGGATAGAATCTTGAGAGAAGTTCTTCCATCTCCCAAGAACCCTATTGTACAAAAATCTCGTACAGCAAGAAAA TCGTCTAGCTTTGAAAGAAGGAGGATGTCAAAACGTCTTGCAGAAGATGCCAAAGCTTATTTTGATGAGTGTGTCTCGCTATCAACTTTTGATAGTTCTGACTTTTCATCCCAAGAGGATCCCTCACTCAATTTGGTTGGTCCACCTACTCCATCTGGCATCCAT GAATCGGGCACTCGAGGACAATCGATGAATATTCATCATGGTATTTCACAATCTCCTGCCAACAATGATTCTGTGGGAGCTTTTCATGGTCAAGTCAGTTCAACCACTGACAGCACAGAAACTGGTTCCAAACCCTGCTTTTCCTTTTCACAGAAACCATCCGAAACCTCCGCAATTCAACAAGATATTCAACAATACATAAAAAAGTTCGAAAAAAATGTGAAGACTTCAACAGTGAGATCAAATTATTGCGAACCTCTTGAGTATAGTTTTCAATCATCAACTGAGAGCTTGTTGATTGATAGGGTTCTATTAAAAAGTAGAATTGATTCTGGTAATTTGTTACTATGTGGTGGTGGTAATAAATTGTTGTCAAAATTTTACGGGAGAGGGATTTGA
- the LOC106754654 gene encoding uncharacterized protein LOC106754654 isoform X1, with translation MAVAAFKSSSRRGTQSSAPSNASSSSGRSSTRAPNPPRRSRSVSAFARGSSDISTEFLNKRDNPLFDETQSAKTVLETSTARGAARSAEPARRESGRALSRAEPGRRTRSSSQCPVSRRHLNYSTSESEVECKEGNDLKLVGSNRKGDLVGRSENGVTDQVKDLHTWSSRHSSIEVSDCFAATLSDLQTQTCDEEASTASSGFGSDEKTIKAVFEQMKSVQGDLPEASDIYETVRSEVRRAISEIQIELESAIQKRNVTAISVSNVADIPPDLVNPGAIELVLEIRKEYAKKHEESQQRARNLRAELAIEEHRERELDRILREVLPSPKNPIVQKSRTARKSSSFERRRMSKRLAEDAKAYFDECVSLSTFDSSDFSSQEDPSLNLVGPPTPSGIHVCLTEESGTRGQSMNIHHGISQSPANNDSVGAFHGQVSSTTDSTETGSKPCFSFSQKPSETSAIQQDIQQYIKKFEKNVKTSTVRSNYCEPLEYSFQSSTESLLIDRVLLKSRIDSGNLLLCGGGNKLLSKFYGRGI, from the exons ATGGCAGTTGCAGCTTTCAAATCCTCTTCGCGAAGAGGAACCCAATCCTCTGCTCCTTCCAACGCCTCTTCTTCCTCTGGCAGATCCTCCACTAGAGCTCCCAACCCCCCTCGCAGGTCAAGGAGCGTCAGCGCGTTCGCTAGGGGTAGTTCGGACATTTCCACCGAGTTCCTCAACAAGAGGGATAATCCTCTTTTCGACGAAACGCAGTCTGCGAAAACTGTTCTAGAAACTTCCACGGCGCGTGGAGCGGCGCGAAGTGCCGAACCGGCGCGCAGGGAATCAGGTCGGGCTCTTTCCAGAGCAGAACCGGGTCGACGGACGCGGTCCTCTTCGCAGTGCCCGGTTTCAAGGAGGCATCTGAACTACTCTACTTCTGAG AGCGAGGTTGAATGTAAAGAAGGGAATGATTTGAAGTTAGTGGGGAGTAATAGAAAAGGTGATTTGGTGGGAAGAAGTGAGAATGGTGTGACTGATCAAGTGAAGGATTTGCACACATGGTCTAGTCGGCATTCATCTATTGAGGTCTCAGATTGTTTTGCTGCCACTTTG tCTGATTTGCAAACTCAAACCTGTGATGAAGAAGCATCAACAGCAAGCTCTGGATTTGGTTCTGATGAGAAAACTATAAAAGCAGTTTTTGAACAGATGAAG TCAGTACAAGGAGATCTGCCGGAAGCCAGTGATATATATGAAACAGTTCGTTCTGAAGTGAGGCGTGCTATTTCTGAGATTCAAATTGAACTTGAAAGT GCTATCCAAAAGAGAAATGTTACTGCCATCTCTGTTAGTAATGTGGCTGATATTCCTCCTGACTTGGTAAATCCTGGTGCAATAGAATTGGTTTTGGAGATTAGAAAAGAGTATGCCAAAAAGCATGAAGAG TCCCAGCAGCGAGCTAGAAATCTTCGAGCAGAACTGGCCATTGAAGAGCACCGTGAGCGGGAACTGGATAGAATCTTGAGAGAAGTTCTTCCATCTCCCAAGAACCCTATTGTACAAAAATCTCGTACAGCAAGAAAA TCGTCTAGCTTTGAAAGAAGGAGGATGTCAAAACGTCTTGCAGAAGATGCCAAAGCTTATTTTGATGAGTGTGTCTCGCTATCAACTTTTGATAGTTCTGACTTTTCATCCCAAGAGGATCCCTCACTCAATTTGGTTGGTCCACCTACTCCATCTGGCATCCATGTATGTTTAACCGAG GAATCGGGCACTCGAGGACAATCGATGAATATTCATCATGGTATTTCACAATCTCCTGCCAACAATGATTCTGTGGGAGCTTTTCATGGTCAAGTCAGTTCAACCACTGACAGCACAGAAACTGGTTCCAAACCCTGCTTTTCCTTTTCACAGAAACCATCCGAAACCTCCGCAATTCAACAAGATATTCAACAATACATAAAAAAGTTCGAAAAAAATGTGAAGACTTCAACAGTGAGATCAAATTATTGCGAACCTCTTGAGTATAGTTTTCAATCATCAACTGAGAGCTTGTTGATTGATAGGGTTCTATTAAAAAGTAGAATTGATTCTGGTAATTTGTTACTATGTGGTGGTGGTAATAAATTGTTGTCAAAATTTTACGGGAGAGGGATTTGA